One segment of Streptomyces bathyalis DNA contains the following:
- the trmB gene encoding tRNA (guanosine(46)-N7)-methyltransferase TrmB, whose amino-acid sequence MFPDGTGPSADPAGSHHERRIRSFQPRRSRVTSGQRAALRRLWPQWGFDIDGMRRIDLAELFADPGRPGTVEKSAERAGQREEERPVVLEIGFGMGEATAEMAAAEPETDLLAVDVHTPGQGNLLRLAEERGLTNVRVGNGDAIILLREMLAPECLSGLRVYFPDPWPKKRHHKRRLIQYEFLDLAAGPLRSGALVHCATDWEPYAEQMLDVFSGHPAYENTQLDGGFAPRPAIRPRTRFEEQGLEKGHKVRDLLFRRV is encoded by the coding sequence ATGTTCCCGGACGGCACCGGCCCGTCGGCCGACCCGGCCGGATCGCATCACGAGCGCCGCATCCGAAGCTTCCAGCCGCGCCGCAGCCGCGTCACGTCGGGGCAGCGGGCCGCGCTGCGCCGGCTCTGGCCACAGTGGGGCTTCGACATCGACGGGATGCGCCGTATCGACCTGGCCGAGCTGTTCGCGGACCCCGGTCGACCGGGGACGGTGGAGAAGTCCGCCGAGCGGGCCGGGCAGCGGGAGGAGGAGCGTCCCGTCGTCCTGGAGATCGGCTTCGGAATGGGGGAGGCGACGGCGGAGATGGCCGCCGCCGAACCGGAGACCGACCTCCTCGCCGTCGACGTGCACACCCCCGGCCAGGGCAACCTGCTGCGCCTTGCCGAGGAGCGCGGGCTGACCAACGTCCGCGTGGGCAACGGCGATGCGATCATCCTGCTCCGCGAGATGCTCGCCCCCGAATGCCTCTCCGGCCTCCGTGTCTACTTCCCGGACCCGTGGCCCAAGAAGCGGCATCACAAACGGCGCCTGATCCAGTACGAGTTCCTCGATCTCGCTGCGGGACCGCTCCGTTCGGGCGCGCTCGTGCACTGCGCGACGGACTGGGAGCCGTACGCCGAGCAGATGCTCGACGTCTTCTCCGGGCACCCCGCGTACGAGAACACCCAGCTCGACGGCGGGTTCGCGCCCCGGCCGGCGATCCGGCCCCGTACGCGCTTCGAGGAACAGGGCCTGGAGAAGGGGCACAAGGTGCGCGACCTGCTCTTCCGCCGCGTCTGA
- the lhgO gene encoding L-2-hydroxyglutarate oxidase, translating into MQKPAPATPGGSRRARPRPGYDCDVVIVGGGIVGLSTAYAITRASPGTSVVVLEKEPGPARHQTGRNSGVIHSGIYYRPGSLKARFAVEGAAEMVAFCAEHGVPHEVTGKLIVATGREELPRLHALIQRGRQHGIPVRELGPAQIAEREPHVRGLAAIHVGTTGVCDFGAVAGQLARLARDGGAEIRFGSQVTAVRRRPGAGVALRVETDRTAGLGSAVSAPGPSVVRARAMVNCAGLHCARIAQLTGDEPAARIVPFRGEYFELKRSREDLVRGLVYPVPDPAFPFLGVHLTRGVDGGVHLGPNAVPALALEGYDWSTVRPAELAGILTHPGTWHMARRHWRYGAGELRRSLSRRAFTRAVQRLLPEVSENDLVRAPAGVRAQAVLHDGTLVDDFLITEGPHAVHVLNAPSPAATASLPIGREVASRALSALNALESVTR; encoded by the coding sequence ATGCAGAAGCCGGCGCCCGCGACGCCCGGCGGCTCCCGCCGCGCCCGTCCCCGTCCCGGCTACGACTGCGACGTCGTGATCGTCGGCGGCGGCATCGTCGGGCTCTCCACGGCCTACGCGATCACACGCGCCTCGCCCGGCACGAGCGTCGTCGTCCTTGAGAAGGAGCCCGGCCCGGCCCGGCACCAGACGGGGCGGAACAGCGGTGTCATCCACAGCGGGATCTACTACCGGCCCGGCTCGCTCAAGGCGCGCTTCGCCGTGGAGGGCGCGGCGGAGATGGTCGCCTTCTGCGCCGAGCACGGCGTTCCGCACGAGGTCACGGGCAAGCTGATCGTCGCCACGGGGCGCGAGGAGCTGCCCCGGCTTCACGCCCTGATCCAGCGCGGCAGGCAACACGGCATCCCCGTACGGGAGCTGGGCCCCGCGCAGATCGCCGAGCGGGAGCCGCACGTCCGCGGCCTGGCAGCGATCCACGTCGGCACGACCGGCGTGTGCGACTTCGGCGCGGTGGCCGGGCAGCTGGCCCGGCTCGCCCGCGACGGCGGCGCCGAGATCCGCTTCGGCTCGCAGGTCACGGCCGTTCGGCGACGGCCGGGCGCGGGCGTCGCCCTCCGCGTCGAGACGGACCGCACGGCGGGACTCGGCTCGGCGGTGTCCGCGCCAGGCCCCTCCGTCGTACGGGCCCGCGCGATGGTCAACTGCGCGGGCCTGCACTGCGCGAGGATCGCGCAGCTGACCGGGGACGAGCCGGCGGCGCGCATCGTGCCCTTCCGCGGTGAGTACTTCGAGCTGAAGCGTTCCCGCGAGGATCTGGTGCGCGGCCTGGTGTATCCCGTGCCCGACCCGGCGTTCCCCTTCCTCGGCGTCCACCTCACGCGCGGCGTGGACGGCGGCGTCCACCTCGGTCCGAACGCGGTCCCCGCCCTGGCGCTGGAGGGATACGACTGGAGCACGGTCCGCCCGGCTGAGCTGGCCGGCATCCTCACCCACCCCGGCACGTGGCACATGGCGCGCCGGCACTGGCGTTACGGGGCGGGGGAGTTGCGGCGTTCCCTCTCCAGGCGCGCCTTCACGAGGGCGGTGCAGCGACTGCTCCCCGAGGTCTCCGAGAACGACCTGGTACGGGCTCCCGCGGGGGTGCGCGCGCAGGCGGTGCTCCACGACGGGACCCTCGTGGACGACTTCCTGATCACCGAAGGCCCGCACGCCGTGCACGTCCTCAACGCACCCTCCCCGGCGGCGACGGCCTCGCTGCCCATCGGCCGGGAGGTGGCGTCGCGCGCCCTCAGTGCCCTGAACGCGCTGGAGTCGGTGACGCGCTGA
- a CDS encoding MFS transporter, which produces MSREPRGPNEKLGTVLALAGISNAGLARRVNDLGAQRGLTLRYDKTSVARWVSKGMVPQGAAPHLIAAAIGSKLGRPVPLHEIGLADADPAPEVGLAFPRDVRAAVKAATDLYRLDLHGGRRGGGGIWQSLAGSFAVSAYATPASRWLITPADSSVARDPETAAASGTGAGADGSGNGPDGAGDSEPASPLRVGHTDVAKLREAADEARRWDSKYGGGDWRSSMVPECLRVDAAPLLLGAYTDEVGRSLFGATSELTRLAGWMAFDTGQQEAAQRYYIQALRLARAAADVPLGGYVLASMSLQATYRGFADEGVDLAQAAVERNRGLATARTMSFFRLVEARAHAKAGDSHACGAALSGAESWLERAREGDADPSWLDFYSYDRLAADAAECYRDLKAPRQVRRFTEKALSKPTEEFVRSHGLRLVVSAVAELESGNLDAACAAGARAVEVAGRISSARTTEYVRDLLNRLEPYGDEPRVAELREQARPLLAAPA; this is translated from the coding sequence ATGTCCAGGGAGCCACGCGGGCCGAATGAGAAACTCGGCACCGTTCTCGCCCTCGCGGGAATCAGCAACGCCGGACTCGCCCGAAGAGTCAACGACTTGGGTGCCCAGCGCGGACTGACGCTCCGCTACGACAAGACGTCCGTGGCCCGTTGGGTCTCCAAGGGCATGGTCCCGCAGGGTGCCGCGCCGCACCTCATCGCCGCGGCCATCGGCAGCAAGCTGGGCCGCCCGGTGCCGCTGCACGAGATCGGCCTCGCAGATGCCGACCCCGCCCCCGAGGTCGGCCTCGCCTTCCCACGCGACGTACGGGCGGCAGTGAAGGCCGCCACCGACCTCTACCGTCTCGATCTGCACGGCGGCCGGCGCGGCGGAGGCGGCATCTGGCAGTCGCTCGCGGGGTCGTTCGCGGTCAGCGCGTACGCGACGCCCGCGTCCCGCTGGCTGATAACTCCGGCCGACAGCTCCGTCGCCCGCGACCCGGAGACCGCCGCCGCCTCAGGAACGGGCGCGGGAGCGGACGGGTCCGGCAACGGCCCTGACGGGGCAGGCGATTCGGAGCCCGCATCGCCACTGCGCGTCGGGCACACGGATGTCGCGAAGCTGCGCGAGGCCGCCGACGAGGCCCGCCGCTGGGACTCCAAGTACGGCGGTGGCGACTGGCGTTCGTCGATGGTCCCGGAGTGTCTGCGCGTGGACGCGGCACCATTACTTCTCGGCGCGTACACCGACGAGGTCGGCCGCTCCCTCTTCGGCGCCACCTCCGAACTCACGCGCCTCGCAGGCTGGATGGCCTTCGACACCGGGCAACAGGAAGCCGCACAGCGGTACTACATCCAGGCCCTGCGCCTCGCCCGCGCAGCCGCCGACGTCCCCCTCGGCGGCTACGTACTGGCCTCCATGTCGCTCCAGGCCACCTACCGCGGCTTCGCCGACGAGGGCGTCGATCTCGCGCAGGCCGCCGTGGAACGCAACCGCGGCCTGGCCACCGCCCGCACCATGAGCTTCTTCCGCCTCGTCGAGGCCCGCGCCCATGCCAAGGCCGGCGACTCACATGCCTGCGGCGCCGCTCTGTCCGGGGCGGAGAGCTGGCTCGAGCGGGCCCGTGAGGGCGACGCCGACCCCTCCTGGCTGGACTTCTACTCCTACGACCGCCTCGCCGCCGACGCCGCCGAGTGCTACCGCGATCTGAAGGCCCCACGCCAGGTGCGCCGCTTCACCGAGAAGGCCCTCTCGAAGCCGACGGAGGAGTTCGTACGGTCGCACGGGCTGCGCCTGGTCGTGTCGGCGGTCGCCGAGCTGGAGTCGGGCAACCTGGACGCGGCGTGCGCGGCCGGAGCCCGCGCGGTCGAGGTGGCCGGGCGCATCTCGTCGGCACGCACCACCGAGTACGTACGGGATCTGCTCAACCGGCTCGAGCCGTACGGGGACGAGCCTCGCGTGGCCGAGTTGAGGGAGCAGGCACGGCCGCTGCTGGCCGCACCCGCGTGA
- a CDS encoding asparagine synthase-related protein encodes MRWLVGWSSAASGRGRHAPGSLEPVGAQLLWSDPDPLWAVGDWRPDEVRVIEADAANRLAVFGCCGASDEELRLGLSAARGGAYRHLTAWPGSYTAVACVGRRLTIAADLAGARPVFHTPWDGGTAYATAALPLADLTEAQLDIGHLGALLACPDAPEALGDGTPYEGVRRVPPGHALILREGSREITSYEPASSLVVSAPPPVDPETAVARVRDALIEAVRARLAAPRHASESDLGYGSGADGVPYGNGGSYGDGNEYVRNGGAYTGGSYPGAAYGDEGYGERSHPERAFSDDVHPGGAYGHDEYLHDAYERDAHPQFHEGAAYGNSGAGAGGSAQGASRARNARSANGMDGRDPGPVPGMGPADRRAARGGPAPGVGADLSGGPASGTLALLAAGLPGVPGTVHGTLDGSEGGARLLAVTFNDLATSTGSDGSAAAELERARSIAENPRLHHVVVAAGEEALPYADLDGPLTDEPGPSLVVADRHRQRLAVGSSDHFVGYGARQVMDAHPARLADLLMDRRRRHLLRPVAALARSEDVPPGRSVLVPWTVYRAARKLARTQYRDGVTSTAERLRAGGSARNGTGRNGNGRNGAGQGRGAGNGAGAGTGTDADADMGKGFADLGPFGGAGGYGSEGAVGSSVAALTWCRPGPAARWLTGEALAEVSARLEAAARLRPTVERPGERRARAALARQAADHRVLEQAAEIRNQRLHAPFYDNQVVRACRDLPEALRVKPGARASVLRAVLAGAGVHDLPAGWGAPSSAYQAASARAGLRAAAGELIDLFDSPLLADAGLVEARVVRKAIRAASKGEPLPLDGLADLVSTELWLRRLISRRGTCWTGSAAPRQRAVASGVLPAAQKRPAL; translated from the coding sequence ATGCGATGGTTGGTGGGATGGAGCAGCGCCGCTTCTGGACGCGGACGCCATGCACCGGGCTCCCTGGAGCCGGTCGGCGCGCAGCTGCTGTGGAGTGATCCCGACCCTCTGTGGGCCGTGGGGGACTGGCGTCCGGACGAGGTCCGCGTCATCGAGGCCGATGCAGCCAACCGCCTTGCCGTCTTCGGATGTTGCGGCGCCAGCGACGAAGAACTGCGCCTGGGTCTTTCCGCGGCACGCGGCGGCGCCTACCGGCACCTGACCGCCTGGCCCGGCAGTTACACGGCCGTCGCCTGCGTCGGCCGCCGGCTCACCATCGCCGCCGACCTCGCGGGCGCCCGGCCCGTCTTCCATACTCCGTGGGACGGCGGCACCGCCTACGCCACCGCTGCCCTGCCGCTCGCCGACCTCACCGAGGCGCAGCTCGACATCGGCCACCTCGGCGCGCTGCTCGCGTGCCCCGACGCACCCGAGGCGCTCGGCGACGGCACCCCGTACGAAGGCGTGCGCCGCGTACCGCCGGGGCACGCGCTGATCCTGCGCGAGGGCAGCCGCGAGATCACCAGCTACGAACCCGCGTCCTCGCTCGTCGTCTCCGCGCCACCGCCCGTCGACCCGGAGACCGCCGTGGCCCGGGTGCGCGACGCCCTCATCGAAGCGGTACGTGCCCGGCTGGCGGCCCCGCGGCACGCCTCGGAGAGCGACCTGGGATACGGCTCCGGAGCCGACGGCGTCCCGTACGGCAACGGCGGTTCGTACGGGGACGGCAACGAGTACGTGAGGAACGGCGGTGCGTACACGGGTGGTTCCTACCCGGGTGCCGCCTACGGGGACGAGGGGTACGGCGAACGGAGCCACCCCGAGCGGGCGTTCAGCGACGACGTCCATCCCGGCGGTGCCTACGGACACGACGAGTACCTGCACGATGCCTACGAACGCGACGCGCATCCCCAGTTCCATGAAGGTGCCGCGTACGGCAACTCCGGTGCCGGTGCCGGAGGTTCCGCACAAGGCGCCTCGCGGGCGCGCAACGCCCGCTCCGCGAACGGCATGGACGGCCGCGACCCCGGCCCCGTCCCGGGCATGGGTCCGGCCGACAGGCGCGCCGCACGTGGCGGTCCCGCCCCCGGCGTGGGGGCCGACCTCTCCGGCGGACCGGCCTCCGGCACCCTCGCCCTTCTCGCCGCAGGCCTTCCGGGCGTGCCGGGCACGGTGCACGGCACGCTCGACGGATCTGAAGGGGGTGCGCGGCTGCTGGCGGTGACCTTCAACGACCTTGCCACCAGCACCGGTTCGGATGGTTCGGCCGCCGCGGAACTCGAGCGCGCGCGCAGCATCGCCGAGAATCCGCGGCTGCACCATGTCGTCGTCGCGGCGGGCGAAGAGGCCCTTCCCTACGCCGACTTGGACGGGCCGCTCACGGACGAGCCCGGGCCGTCCCTGGTCGTCGCGGACAGGCACCGGCAGCGGCTTGCCGTCGGCAGCTCGGACCACTTCGTCGGGTACGGCGCCCGCCAGGTCATGGACGCCCATCCGGCGCGCCTCGCCGACCTGCTGATGGACCGCCGCCGGCGCCATCTGCTGCGGCCTGTCGCGGCGTTGGCCCGATCGGAGGACGTACCGCCGGGGCGGTCGGTCCTGGTGCCGTGGACGGTCTACAGAGCGGCCCGCAAGCTCGCGCGCACGCAGTACCGGGACGGCGTCACCAGCACCGCCGAGCGTCTGCGGGCCGGCGGATCGGCACGCAACGGAACCGGCCGGAACGGAAACGGGCGCAACGGCGCCGGTCAGGGGCGCGGTGCCGGAAACGGCGCCGGGGCAGGTACCGGCACCGACGCAGACGCGGACATGGGGAAAGGTTTTGCCGACCTCGGCCCATTCGGCGGCGCGGGCGGCTACGGCAGCGAGGGTGCGGTCGGATCTTCCGTCGCCGCTCTCACCTGGTGCCGGCCAGGACCGGCGGCCCGATGGCTGACGGGGGAGGCGCTGGCCGAGGTCTCCGCACGGCTCGAGGCCGCGGCCAGACTCCGGCCGACGGTCGAACGACCCGGCGAGCGCCGCGCACGCGCCGCCCTCGCCCGCCAGGCCGCTGACCATCGCGTGCTCGAGCAGGCCGCCGAGATCCGCAACCAGCGGCTGCACGCGCCCTTCTACGACAACCAGGTCGTACGGGCCTGCCGCGACCTTCCCGAGGCCCTGCGCGTCAAGCCGGGCGCCCGGGCGTCGGTGCTGCGCGCTGTGCTGGCGGGGGCCGGCGTGCACGATCTGCCCGCGGGCTGGGGCGCCCCCTCCTCCGCGTATCAGGCGGCCTCCGCACGAGCGGGCCTGCGCGCCGCCGCCGGCGAACTCATCGACCTCTTCGACTCCCCACTGCTCGCCGACGCGGGACTCGTCGAGGCGAGAGTCGTACGGAAGGCCATCCGTGCCGCATCCAAGGGCGAGCCCTTGCCCCTCGACGGTCTCGCCGACCTGGTCTCCACGGAGCTGTGGCTGCGGCGGCTCATCTCGCGACGCGGCACATGCTGGACGGGCTCCGCCGCGCCACGGCAACGGGCCGTCGCCTCGGGCGTGCTCCCCGCCGCCCAGAAGCGGCCGGCGCTCTGA
- a CDS encoding EamA family transporter produces the protein MVKVWRFRRGVSGAGAGSAAGRSAARSRARSAAGGAAARADRLPPSAYFVTSAVFHYLGPAFAVLLFARIEVLGVAWLRCASAAVVFALWRRPWRVWAASSWRQRRLLLALGAVLGLMNSSFYLALDRLPLGTVGAIEFLGPVLLAAFGLRSTRNACALVMAVGGVWLLTDVHFSAEPLGLAFAFGNCALFVLYVVLGHRLAADGGASGIDRLGAAMLVAMAVVAPVGIGEAAIALTSPVLLASAFGVGVCSSVIPYVCDQLAMSRLPRATFALMLSLLPATAVLIGFAVLGQVPTWLELAGVALVIGGVAIHQERAAGESAERPSSRTAPQVSRTSPAPAPAPAPAPPPQSPRPSDGG, from the coding sequence ATGGTCAAGGTCTGGCGCTTCCGTCGGGGTGTCTCGGGTGCCGGTGCTGGTTCCGCAGCCGGACGCAGTGCGGCTCGGTCCAGGGCCAGGTCGGCGGCGGGCGGGGCGGCCGCGCGGGCCGACCGTCTGCCACCGTCCGCGTACTTCGTGACCAGCGCGGTCTTCCACTACCTCGGGCCGGCGTTCGCGGTGCTGCTGTTCGCCCGCATCGAGGTGCTCGGGGTCGCCTGGCTCCGCTGCGCCTCGGCTGCGGTCGTCTTCGCGCTCTGGCGTCGGCCGTGGCGGGTGTGGGCGGCGTCCTCGTGGCGGCAACGACGGCTGCTGCTGGCGCTGGGGGCTGTGCTGGGGCTGATGAACAGCTCGTTCTATCTGGCCCTGGACAGGCTGCCGTTGGGGACGGTGGGGGCGATCGAGTTCCTCGGGCCGGTGCTGCTCGCCGCGTTCGGGCTCCGCTCGACGCGCAATGCATGCGCACTCGTCATGGCGGTCGGCGGGGTCTGGCTGCTCACGGACGTGCACTTCTCGGCCGAACCGCTCGGACTGGCCTTCGCGTTCGGCAACTGTGCGCTGTTCGTGCTCTATGTGGTGCTGGGCCACCGGCTGGCCGCTGACGGCGGCGCATCGGGCATCGACCGTCTCGGTGCGGCGATGCTCGTGGCGATGGCCGTTGTCGCTCCCGTCGGCATCGGTGAGGCCGCGATCGCGCTCACATCGCCGGTGCTGCTGGCGAGCGCGTTCGGGGTGGGGGTGTGCTCGTCCGTCATCCCCTACGTCTGCGATCAGCTCGCCATGTCACGGCTGCCTCGTGCGACGTTCGCGCTCATGCTGTCGCTCCTGCCGGCGACGGCCGTACTGATCGGATTCGCCGTGCTCGGTCAGGTGCCCACATGGCTCGAACTTGCCGGTGTCGCACTGGTCATCGGCGGAGTGGCGATCCATCAGGAACGGGCCGCGGGTGAGTCCGCCGAACGGCCTTCGTCCCGGACCGCGCCCCAGGTGTCACGAACCTCACCCGCACCGGCACCGGCACCCGCACCCGCACCCCCACCGCAGTCTCCCCGGCCTTCTGACGGGGGCTAA
- a CDS encoding Lrp/AsnC family transcriptional regulator, which translates to MDAVDRAILTELDADPRLPTAELARRIEVSVPTARDRLRRLHESGVIRGYHLDVDPAALGYPVAAFVRVRPGPGQLPKIAELAQSLPQVSECHRITGEDCFLIKVHAADVASFEEVLDRFLLFGQTTTSIVQSTPVQPRTPGLG; encoded by the coding sequence ATGGACGCTGTGGATCGGGCGATCCTGACCGAACTCGACGCCGACCCACGTCTGCCGACCGCCGAACTGGCCCGACGGATCGAGGTCTCGGTGCCGACCGCTCGGGACCGCCTGCGACGGCTGCACGAGAGCGGCGTCATCCGCGGCTACCACCTGGACGTGGACCCGGCGGCGCTCGGCTACCCCGTGGCCGCCTTCGTGCGCGTACGGCCCGGGCCCGGACAGCTACCGAAGATCGCCGAACTCGCACAGAGCCTGCCGCAGGTCAGCGAGTGCCACCGCATCACCGGCGAGGACTGCTTCCTGATCAAGGTCCACGCGGCGGACGTCGCTTCCTTCGAGGAAGTCCTCGACCGGTTCCTCCTGTTCGGGCAGACCACGACCTCGATCGTTCAGTCCACGCCCGTACAGCCCCGGACACCCGGACTGGGGTGA
- a CDS encoding TetR/AcrR family transcriptional regulator has product MRIQGIHGSSSVAAAMSAAPDNGSQGAGDGGERFGRIDGTTSANRAGRAPQPVAAPRPTPLRVDAQRNLEHVLRAAREVFGELGYGAPMEDVARRARVGVGTVYRRFPSKEVLVRRIAAEETSRLTEQARTALGQEHEPWSALSRFLRTSVASGAGRLLPPQILRADGWGGDASVTDGTSARVPQQRQPAYGQEGQSGLRLVEDGTSTSSAAQGQAERGGDGLDGFEDDSGCAELLSVVGQMVQRTRDAGELRDDVTVGDVLLVIATAAPSLPDAAQQAAASRRLLDILLEGLRPRP; this is encoded by the coding sequence ATGCGCATTCAGGGTATTCACGGCTCTTCTTCCGTTGCTGCTGCCATGTCGGCAGCTCCGGACAACGGGAGTCAGGGGGCGGGCGACGGCGGCGAACGATTCGGCCGCATCGACGGGACCACCAGTGCGAACAGGGCCGGCAGGGCCCCGCAGCCTGTGGCCGCTCCGCGTCCCACTCCACTGAGGGTGGACGCACAGAGGAATCTGGAACACGTACTGCGGGCAGCCCGCGAGGTCTTCGGTGAGCTGGGCTACGGCGCGCCGATGGAGGACGTCGCGCGGAGGGCCCGTGTCGGCGTGGGCACCGTCTACCGGCGCTTCCCGAGCAAGGAAGTACTGGTCCGGCGGATAGCGGCGGAGGAGACCTCCCGCCTCACCGAGCAGGCGCGGACGGCTCTGGGCCAGGAGCACGAACCGTGGTCGGCCCTCTCGCGCTTCCTGCGCACGTCGGTGGCCTCCGGGGCCGGCCGTCTGCTGCCGCCGCAGATACTGCGCGCCGACGGCTGGGGAGGCGATGCCTCCGTCACGGACGGCACCTCGGCGCGGGTGCCGCAGCAGCGGCAGCCCGCGTACGGGCAGGAGGGCCAGTCCGGGCTGAGGCTGGTCGAGGACGGCACGTCAACGAGCTCCGCCGCCCAGGGGCAGGCAGAGCGTGGCGGTGACGGTCTCGACGGCTTCGAGGACGACTCCGGCTGTGCGGAGTTGCTCAGCGTCGTCGGCCAGATGGTGCAACGCACCCGCGACGCCGGGGAGTTGCGCGACGACGTGACGGTCGGCGATGTGCTGCTGGTGATAGCCACCGCGGCCCCCTCGCTGCCGGATGCGGCGCAACAGGCGGCGGCCTCGAGGCGGTTGCTCGACATACTCCTGGAAGGGCTGCGCCCGCGGCCGTAG